In the genome of Vanessa cardui chromosome 11, ilVanCard2.1, whole genome shotgun sequence, the window tatttataaattaatatgtttctttaaacaaatactaaataaattcaatattgtttttaaaataggatgcatttgaagtttaaaaaagacattatatacacataccTTACAAAGTTACAACTCCAGTATATAACTAGTTACAATCACAGATATTACctcttacaaaaatatttttcacaaatTTATAAGAATTAGAATGCAACGAAAACTTCTGTAGTATGATATCGAGTTTTATATGCAttgtattaatgaaattaataactgATCCAAATATCAGTCccattaatattaacatattattaatacactaACAACGGAATTATCTGTCATTAATTCGGACTTTTACAAAGAAGAAGAATAAATTATCCTgataaattacatatgtatttattatataggtaatcCATCAGATTGTATAAAAAACTtagtatttcattaaatattattttattcttaaataaagtcaaaatctttttaatttaatgtgtattaaaacaaatagaaaggttatcaaatattttagtaaaactaCTTTAACTTCATTTCTTTTATGAATAGTTTATTAGTTTACTGAAACGTATTTATTGAACCGAAGAAATGCTAGACCTAAGAAATgagttacaaataattaaaatcgcaTCAATGGTTTTAACTTTGGCTTCACTTAACACTAATTCTTCATACACTCCATCAGCTGTATATTGTGATTCTGTTGGCGGCACATAACTAGAATACTTCAAATACTTCAAACAAAGTTTCATGTGTCACTGTCAGATTAAACGAGAAAACGGCCTCAAATCTTTAACTTTTCAAACTGTTTcgcttatttcattatttttaaataataaaatgaaattacgtttttgattataaaaatggaAGCATCCGGGTgcgtattttcttatataaaagcCAGGTATTTTACCCTCATATGGTTAATgcttgtattaaatttttcatatattcgTAACGTATTTTTACAGATTAGTATCGGAATTACCAACTAAAATGGCTCATTTAGATATTATGGAAATAGGGGAAAACATTGAAGCTAATGCTGCACCTGAAACAACAAATTCCCGAGTGTTAAGGAAAAGAAAACCCTTTGTCCCAGAACCGAGTAAATCGTCTAATCGTAGAGTTAGTATGAAGCCTCGCAAacataatataacagaaaacGCGAATTCTAAACAAATAGAAGCATTAtatctcaataaaaaaatcaagtcaCTAACTCAAACACTAGAAACCATATACGAGGAGCCAAAACCTAGTACTGCAGAATCCGAGACATATATCGGAGGACGAAAGATAAAAAGACTATTGACATTCCAAATAGGTAGCCAATAtaccaaagaaaaaataaaaaaacgtaggGCAAAAATCAAGAAACTTCttggaaataaaacatttgttaatAGAAAAAAGATACCCATGCATGTGTTTCTCAAAACAATTGAGTGTTTGGAGTTAGACGAAGTCATTCATTCTGAGAGTAAGACTATTGATAATGTCacagtataatattagtagatgaTTTACCTACGGTATTTTTGTCGGTGTTTATtgtaaaatcaattattaatcaataattaagtattactaCAACTGTgacatttaataaagatttgttCAATTTgtgtatagtatttattttaatttaactgcatcattctatgaataaataaataataatttttcacttaataatgcattttttaaatgtctataGAGATTATGGTAGATTTGCGGGATTAATACAGTATAATTATgcctaaataaattattttaattactattaattttaaaagaagttaaagtatcaatatttaaaatgatattaaacttataaaaaatactttattttggaATGAGATTCTCTAACAATCACATAAACTtaactaataacaataaatacaataatttaattaacacagtataaaaataatacatacatataaagcaATATCTTCATGAAAACTATCAAGTAGATctttatgcaaatattttattcagctCTCCTTtcattagttatatataaatttcaatctTTAAATAAGCAATACGTAGATGTACTGGAACACCCCTCATACTCTTTGAGCatacttgaattatttttttcaagattcacacacacacaccgaGGCTTCTCTTCACCTGGGGTAAATAGCTGGCGTGGGACTCCAACCCAGCCTCGTTCAATGCCAccactgaaataattaaataaaaatagttgagcTAAAAAtgccttaataattattatatttttattaattggaatttaccattttattatttatatgaattgcaacaattttaataacaaaataacattttatatgattttgtaaTAGTCCTTTTACATTATGCACTACAAGTGGTGTTtgctaaatattactttttttatggtataggtttgcagagcatatgggctaccagatggaaagtggtcaccatcacctgtAGACAATGatactgtaacaaatattacatcgtcaatgtgccaccaaccttgggaactaagatattatgtcccttgt includes:
- the LOC124533574 gene encoding uncharacterized protein LOC124533574, producing MEASGLVSELPTKMAHLDIMEIGENIEANAAPETTNSRVLRKRKPFVPEPSKSSNRRVSMKPRKHNITENANSKQIEALYLNKKIKSLTQTLETIYEEPKPSTAESETYIGGRKIKRLLTFQIGSQYTKEKIKKRRAKIKKLLGNKTFVNRKKIPMHVFLKTIECLELDEVIHSESKTIDNVTV